A window from Streptomyces sp. NBC_00335 encodes these proteins:
- a CDS encoding Rieske (2Fe-2S) protein has product MSDPTRAARRTVLAAGASVLAGGVLTACGGADETKPSSEGGSAPTAQNSASASSSAPAADAKALIKSSEVPVGGGTVLKDEKLVVTQPTAGDFRCFTAVCTHSGCLVNKVEAGTIDCPCHGSKFKDTDGAVAKGPATKPLAEKKITVSPAGEISLA; this is encoded by the coding sequence ATGAGCGACCCCACCCGCGCTGCCCGGCGCACCGTACTGGCGGCCGGCGCGAGCGTCCTGGCAGGCGGCGTCCTGACCGCGTGCGGCGGAGCCGACGAGACGAAGCCTTCGTCCGAGGGCGGCAGCGCGCCCACGGCCCAGAACTCCGCGTCCGCCTCGTCCTCGGCTCCGGCCGCGGACGCCAAGGCCCTGATCAAGTCCTCGGAGGTGCCGGTCGGCGGCGGCACGGTCCTCAAGGACGAGAAGCTGGTCGTCACCCAGCCGACGGCGGGCGACTTCCGCTGCTTCACCGCGGTATGCACGCACTCGGGCTGCCTGGTGAACAAGGTGGAGGCCGGCACCATCGACTGCCCGTGCCACGGCAGCAAGTTCAAGGACACGGACGGCGCGGTGGCCAAGGGCCCGGCCACCAAGCCGCTGGCGGAGAAGAAGATCACCGTCTCCCCGGCGGGCGAAATCTCGCTC
- a CDS encoding DUF952 domain-containing protein, with the protein MIFHLVPLADWSADPERPYAPSSLESEGFVHCSADPQTALAIAASHYGGVPGTLLAVELDERALTSEVRREGEAGIRYPHVHGPLNREAVVRVWEVVRAPGAPAELVPRPPEG; encoded by the coding sequence ATGATCTTCCACCTCGTACCGCTCGCCGACTGGAGCGCCGATCCCGAGCGCCCGTACGCCCCGTCCTCCCTCGAATCCGAGGGTTTCGTGCACTGTTCGGCGGATCCGCAGACCGCGCTGGCGATCGCCGCCTCGCACTACGGCGGCGTACCGGGAACCCTGCTCGCCGTGGAACTCGACGAGCGCGCCCTCACCAGCGAGGTCCGCCGGGAGGGTGAAGCGGGCATCCGCTACCCGCACGTCCACGGCCCGTTGAACCGGGAGGCCGTGGTGCGCGTGTGGGAGGTGGTACGCGCCCCAGGTGCGCCGGCGGAACTCGTTCCCCGGCCTCCGGAGGGCTGA